A portion of the Rhodococcus pseudokoreensis genome contains these proteins:
- a CDS encoding RsmB/NOP family class I SAM-dependent RNA methyltransferase, protein MSESRRPARRGQSGSGGRNDRPRQARRPDASQSGLDQPRLAARDVLRAVRERDAYANLVLPGLLRERRLDGRDAALATELAYGAARARGLLDAVIADCAGRPIAEIDGPLLDVLQLGAYQLLRTRVAPHAAVATSVDLVRAEAGPGKAGFVNAVLRRVSERSEAEWVERLAPADPVGRLAFEHAQPTWIAQVFADALGADAGELEDVLIADDARPAVHLVARPGEISSEELALATGGEVGRYSPYAVYLDGGDPGLLDAVREGLAGVQDEGSQLVARALSLAPLDGPDTGRWLDLCAGPGGKAALLGALAGIEGGRLDAVEPVAHRADLIRKTTKELPVDVHVADGRDPGLEGGFDRILVDAPCTGLGALRRRPEARWRRQPSDVAGLAKLQRELLASAAELVRPGGVILYATCSPHLSETVAVVADAVRRHGLTALDTRELVPGVPGLGGGPSVQLWPHRQGTDAMFMAALRKP, encoded by the coding sequence GTGAGCGAATCCAGAAGGCCCGCACGCCGCGGCCAGTCCGGCTCGGGTGGCCGCAACGACCGCCCCCGGCAGGCGCGCCGCCCCGACGCGTCCCAGTCCGGACTCGACCAGCCGCGGCTCGCCGCGAGGGACGTGCTGCGCGCCGTCCGGGAACGCGACGCCTACGCCAACCTCGTCCTGCCCGGGCTGCTGCGTGAACGACGCCTGGACGGCCGTGACGCCGCCCTCGCCACGGAACTGGCGTACGGCGCCGCCCGTGCCCGCGGACTCCTCGACGCCGTGATCGCCGACTGCGCGGGCAGGCCGATCGCCGAGATCGACGGACCGCTCCTCGACGTTCTCCAGTTGGGCGCCTACCAGTTGCTGCGCACCCGCGTCGCCCCGCACGCCGCCGTCGCCACCTCCGTCGACCTGGTCCGCGCGGAGGCCGGCCCGGGGAAGGCGGGCTTCGTCAACGCCGTGCTGCGCCGGGTGTCGGAGCGGTCGGAGGCGGAATGGGTGGAGCGTCTCGCTCCGGCCGACCCGGTGGGGCGGCTGGCGTTCGAGCACGCGCAGCCCACGTGGATCGCGCAGGTGTTCGCGGACGCGCTCGGCGCCGACGCCGGGGAACTCGAGGACGTGCTCATCGCCGACGACGCGCGGCCCGCGGTCCATCTCGTCGCCCGCCCCGGAGAGATCTCGTCGGAGGAACTCGCGCTCGCCACCGGCGGCGAGGTGGGCCGGTACTCGCCGTACGCCGTCTACCTGGACGGTGGCGACCCGGGTCTGCTCGACGCGGTCCGCGAGGGGCTCGCCGGAGTGCAGGACGAGGGCAGTCAGCTCGTCGCCCGCGCGCTGTCGCTGGCGCCGCTGGACGGACCGGACACCGGTCGCTGGCTCGACCTGTGCGCGGGCCCCGGCGGCAAGGCCGCCCTGCTCGGAGCGCTCGCCGGGATCGAGGGCGGGCGCCTCGACGCCGTGGAACCGGTGGCACACCGCGCGGACCTGATCCGCAAGACGACGAAGGAACTTCCCGTCGACGTGCACGTTGCCGACGGCCGCGATCCCGGGCTGGAGGGCGGGTTCGACCGCATCCTGGTCGACGCGCCGTGCACCGGGCTGGGTGCGCTGCGCCGGCGTCCGGAGGCGCGGTGGCGCCGGCAGCCGTCGGACGTGGCGGGTCTCGCGAAGCTGCAGCGGGAACTCCTCGCGTCGGCCGCCGAGCTGGTTCGCCCCGGCGGCGTGATCCTGTACGCGACGTGTTCGCCGCACCTGTCCGAGACGGTGGCCGTGGTCGCGGACGCGGTGCGGCGCCACGGGCTCACGGCGCTCGACACGCGCGAACTCGTTCCCGGGGTGCCCGGTCTGGGAGGCGGTCCGAGTGTCCAGCTCTGGCCGCACCGGCAGGGGACCGACGCGATGTTCATGGCCGCGTTGCGCAAGCCGTAG